ACGAGAACGGCAGGTGGAACAGTCGAATAGTTTGGTTCTCCGTCATGTATCGAGGAAGCGAGCGTTAGTACATAAAAGTTAGTGACTAACCTTTATATGCGACGCGTCGATACGGTCGAGTGACATTACGATGGACCACGTCACCGAGGGAGACAGAACGCGAGAGGAGGTCGCAGAGGGCGTCTACCTGGCCGATCTCGCCGAGAGCGAGCGCGCCTGCATGAAACACTGGCGGGTCGAGCCGGGGGCGACGCTTCCGACCCACAGACACGACAACGACCAGATCGGCTACCTCATCAGCGGGCGGTTGACGGCGATCGTCGAGGGGGAAGAACACGAACTCGAACCCGGTGACTCCTACGCCTTCCCCGGAGAGGAACTGCACGGGGCGGAGAACCGCGGCGACGAGCCCGCGGTGGGCATCGGCGTGCTCAGCCCGCCGCGCGAGGAGCCCGACTGGGGGACGACCAGCGAGCGGACGGAGCCGACACGCCGGACGGACACCGGTGAGCGGGCCCGGTCGGCCGCGGCCGAGTGCGACGACTGACTGGATCCGCTTGATCCGCTCTCCGACGCCCCGTGGCGTGTCGTCCCCGGGTTCCGTTCGTCTCCTCCGCAGACGCGTCCCTATCTCGGGCTCGAACCGCCGGCGAGACGAGTCGGCGAAGTCGGCCCACACGCTTTCGATGGCGTGACGCCCTACGCGTCCGACGCGACACGCCCCTCGGGAACGACGCCCTCGTCGGTCCACCCGCGCTCGTGGTAGTAGCCGTCGAGCGCCGCTTCGAACCCCGACAGCGAGTACGGGAGGCTGTCGTCCGCCCGGTCGAAGCCGCGGCGGTTGTTGAAGTGGCGTTCGAGGTCGACGATCCGAGCGCCCACCGCGTGGAGGTCGTCGATCGACGCGTCGAGCAGGGCCTCCAGCCGGGCCTCGGAGACGACGTCACGGGAG
This Salinigranum marinum DNA region includes the following protein-coding sequences:
- a CDS encoding cupin domain-containing protein; amino-acid sequence: MDHVTEGDRTREEVAEGVYLADLAESERACMKHWRVEPGATLPTHRHDNDQIGYLISGRLTAIVEGEEHELEPGDSYAFPGEELHGAENRGDEPAVGIGVLSPPREEPDWGTTSERTEPTRRTDTGERARSAAAECDD